One stretch of Francisella sp. LA112445 DNA includes these proteins:
- the rnc gene encoding ribonuclease III, whose translation MTPEYSRFYNILGYKFKDQTLLVRALTHRSKTKKNYERLEFLGDSILGFVIAEELYLKFPDLAEGKLSQIRSKLVKGATLAQLALQFKIDEFVILGASEQGGQKREKILEDIFEAIIGAIYLDSDFATVKKVVLCWYKNVVANINVDSVKIKDNKSKLQEILLQNSLSLPEYSIETIQGKDHEQVFTVKASSRELNIDVVAQGTSRRKAEQQAAGKMIEILAKQGLHEKK comes from the coding sequence ATGACTCCTGAATACTCTAGATTTTACAATATTCTTGGTTATAAGTTTAAAGATCAAACTCTTTTGGTAAGAGCGCTAACTCATCGTAGTAAAACAAAGAAAAACTATGAAAGATTAGAGTTCCTTGGAGATTCAATACTTGGTTTTGTAATAGCAGAAGAGCTATATCTTAAGTTTCCTGATCTTGCAGAAGGGAAATTGTCTCAAATAAGATCAAAGCTTGTCAAAGGAGCAACATTGGCTCAATTAGCCTTGCAATTTAAGATAGATGAGTTTGTCATCTTAGGTGCAAGTGAACAAGGTGGACAAAAAAGAGAAAAGATACTTGAAGATATTTTTGAAGCTATAATTGGAGCTATTTATCTAGACAGTGATTTTGCAACTGTTAAGAAAGTTGTTCTTTGTTGGTATAAGAATGTGGTAGCGAATATCAACGTAGATAGTGTCAAAATAAAAGATAACAAATCAAAGCTTCAAGAAATTCTTTTGCAAAATTCTTTAAGCTTGCCGGAATATAGTATTGAGACAATACAGGGTAAGGATCATGAGCAGGTTTTTACTGTTAAAGCGAGCTCAAGGGAGTTAAATATTGATGTGGTCGCTCAGGGGACGTCACGTAGAAAGGCAGAGCAACAAGCTGCTGGTAAAATGATAGAAATATTAGCAAAGCAAGGCTTACATGAAAAAAAATAG
- the truB gene encoding tRNA pseudouridine(55) synthase TruB yields MKKNRLNLNGVIVVNKSKDISSNKVLQQLKHLFNAQKAGHTGTLDPMATGVLPICFGRATKIAQYLLDADKEYIATIKLGIETDSGDAEGNVVAENHSVPTLTGSLIETVLEKFRGGISQVPPMYSALKYNGQPLYKLAREGKKVEIKPRSIKIYELELLDFSETTITVRVKCSKGTYIRSLAIDIGKQLGCGGHLIALQRTKSGPFNLDRAFTLEQLKSLNFEEKIASIANIESVFVDKPIYSLEEKEKEDLYKRGLLADKPNLDKTVRIYDDGKFVAIAEFEKGKLISKKFFDQDILISE; encoded by the coding sequence ATGAAAAAAAATAGATTAAATCTAAATGGTGTAATAGTAGTCAATAAATCTAAAGATATTAGTTCAAATAAAGTTCTTCAACAGCTTAAACACTTATTTAATGCTCAAAAAGCTGGTCATACAGGTACGTTAGATCCTATGGCAACAGGAGTTTTACCAATATGTTTTGGTAGAGCTACTAAAATAGCTCAATATTTGCTTGATGCGGATAAGGAATATATTGCAACTATTAAATTAGGTATAGAAACTGATAGTGGTGATGCTGAGGGTAATGTGGTCGCTGAAAATCACAGTGTACCAACCTTAACAGGATCTTTAATTGAGACAGTATTAGAAAAGTTTCGTGGAGGAATATCGCAAGTTCCACCAATGTACTCAGCTCTTAAATATAATGGACAACCATTGTATAAGCTTGCCAGAGAGGGCAAAAAAGTTGAGATAAAACCACGTAGTATAAAAATATATGAATTAGAATTATTAGATTTCTCTGAAACAACTATAACAGTTCGAGTTAAATGCTCTAAAGGAACTTATATTAGAAGTTTAGCTATAGATATCGGCAAACAATTAGGTTGTGGTGGGCATTTGATAGCTTTACAAAGAACCAAAAGTGGTCCTTTTAATTTAGATCGGGCATTTACCCTTGAACAACTAAAAAGTTTAAACTTTGAAGAAAAAATTGCTAGTATAGCTAATATAGAGAGTGTGTTTGTTGATAAGCCGATATATTCTCTTGAAGAAAAAGAGAAGGAAGATTTATATAAAAGAGGGCTCTTAGCAGATAAACCAAACTTAGATAAAACGGTTAGGATATATGATGACGGAAAGTTTGTTGCTATAGCTGAATTTGAAAAAGGTAAATTAATAAGTAAAAAATTTTTTGATCAGGATATATTGATAAGTGAGTAA
- the rnr gene encoding ribonuclease R, translating to MSKYSIQNDPNRDLEAQKYDNPIPSREVILNYIKDTKLPVSIENIATALEIFKKSLFEGLVNRLGAMVRDEQLEKDKSYYSLPDMVPIYITSKVTSDRDSRLELFSNTLNTKVSILSHQSKLVMVGDEVTAKVLGVNKRGRIEAEIKTIVSRAQKIVTGYYYKSFDCHFLKPISKNITNDIVLLPPKEKIEHNSLIEAEIVVQPSVNSCAVAKFKQEVEAVSPVKEAMMMATQKYDLVEQWSKKALRYLENISEDVSVGSRIDLRDKHFVTIDGEDAKDFDDAVYAHKTKSGSWKLYVAIADVSNYVAKDSALDLDAKRRSTSVYFPGYVIPMLPEKLSNGLCSLRPEEDRYSLVCEMNISKQGKLSRYNFYSAVINSKARLTYTEVAKLLEKKQNTIVEKTPELVPNLFDLYELYKVLHSAREIRGAIDFDTVETQIILNEHNHIESIIPRHRNDAHRLIEECMLVANVAAAKFMIKHKKTSPFRVHSEPKEDRMETLKKYLSRHGIHLAYGKDGKVTPKALSEMLESIKDRADYDDIQMMTLRSMNQAIYSINNDGHFGLAYSEYTHFTSPIRRYPDLVVHRIIKSIINEYKHGGADYKASELANICDNASQQERNADGASKQVENWLKCYFMQDYIGHVLEAQVKHVNGLGLFAELKDMYIEGLIHVSAIPGDYYIYDETKDILIGKRTHKVYKIGQDITVRVVRADLDRIHIDFELYDPSNSKSFDASATERPSAKKPKKNKKVKKKRARRRRKNKSSKKETTKA from the coding sequence GTGAGTAAATATAGCATACAAAATGATCCAAATAGGGATCTTGAAGCACAAAAATACGATAACCCAATACCAAGTAGAGAAGTTATACTAAATTATATAAAAGATACTAAACTGCCTGTAAGTATTGAAAATATAGCAACTGCTTTAGAAATCTTTAAGAAAAGTCTATTTGAAGGGTTAGTTAATCGTCTTGGGGCGATGGTTAGAGATGAGCAGCTAGAGAAAGATAAGTCATACTATAGTCTGCCAGATATGGTTCCTATTTACATAACTTCAAAAGTTACATCTGATAGGGATTCACGTTTAGAATTATTTAGTAATACTTTAAATACAAAAGTTAGCATTTTATCACATCAATCAAAATTAGTGATGGTTGGTGATGAGGTTACAGCTAAAGTTCTAGGTGTAAATAAGAGAGGTAGAATTGAGGCTGAAATAAAAACTATTGTTTCAAGAGCTCAAAAAATTGTTACAGGGTATTATTATAAGAGTTTTGATTGTCATTTTTTAAAACCAATAAGCAAAAATATAACTAATGATATTGTTCTTCTACCACCAAAAGAAAAGATCGAACATAATTCATTAATAGAAGCAGAAATAGTAGTTCAACCAAGTGTAAATAGTTGCGCTGTGGCTAAATTTAAACAAGAAGTCGAAGCTGTATCACCTGTCAAAGAGGCAATGATGATGGCTACGCAGAAGTATGATTTGGTTGAACAGTGGAGCAAAAAGGCACTTAGATATTTAGAGAATATTTCTGAAGATGTATCTGTTGGTAGTAGAATTGATCTCCGTGATAAGCATTTTGTAACTATAGATGGCGAAGATGCTAAAGACTTTGATGATGCTGTTTATGCTCATAAGACTAAAAGTGGTAGCTGGAAACTATATGTTGCAATTGCTGATGTTTCAAATTATGTGGCAAAAGATTCAGCATTAGATTTAGATGCAAAACGTCGTTCAACTTCAGTTTATTTTCCTGGCTATGTTATACCTATGTTACCTGAAAAACTTTCTAATGGTTTATGTTCGTTAAGACCAGAGGAGGATAGATATTCACTTGTTTGTGAGATGAATATTAGTAAGCAAGGTAAGCTATCAAGATATAATTTTTATTCAGCTGTTATTAACTCAAAAGCACGACTTACTTATACAGAGGTTGCGAAGCTTTTAGAGAAAAAGCAAAATACTATTGTTGAAAAGACTCCTGAATTAGTCCCTAACTTGTTTGATTTATATGAGTTATATAAAGTATTACATAGTGCTAGGGAAATAAGAGGAGCAATAGATTTTGATACTGTTGAGACACAAATAATACTCAACGAACATAATCATATAGAGTCAATTATCCCAAGACATCGTAATGATGCTCATAGGCTTATTGAAGAGTGTATGCTTGTAGCAAATGTCGCAGCTGCTAAATTTATGATTAAGCATAAAAAGACTTCACCATTTAGAGTACATAGTGAGCCTAAAGAAGATCGCATGGAGACTCTGAAAAAATATCTATCAAGGCATGGTATACATCTAGCCTATGGTAAAGATGGAAAGGTTACACCAAAAGCTTTATCTGAGATGCTTGAGAGTATAAAAGATCGTGCTGATTATGATGATATTCAGATGATGACTTTACGGAGTATGAATCAAGCAATATATAGTATAAATAATGATGGACATTTTGGTTTAGCATATAGTGAATATACTCACTTTACTTCGCCAATTCGAAGATATCCTGATTTAGTAGTGCATAGAATTATCAAATCAATAATTAATGAATATAAGCATGGTGGTGCAGACTATAAAGCTTCTGAGTTAGCTAATATCTGTGATAATGCTTCACAACAAGAGCGTAATGCTGATGGAGCTTCTAAGCAGGTAGAAAACTGGCTTAAGTGTTACTTTATGCAAGATTATATTGGTCATGTTTTAGAAGCACAAGTTAAGCATGTTAATGGCTTGGGACTTTTTGCTGAGCTAAAAGACATGTATATAGAAGGTTTAATACATGTTTCGGCTATTCCTGGGGATTATTATATTTATGATGAAACCAAAGATATACTTATAGGTAAAAGGACTCATAAGGTTTATAAAATTGGTCAAGATATCACAGTAAGGGTTGTTAGAGCTGACCTAGATAGGATACATATTGATTTTGAGTTATATGATCCTAGTAATAGTAAGTCTTTTGATGCAAGTGCTACTGAGAGGCCATCTGCTAAAAAACCAAAGAAAAATAAAAAGGTTAAAAAGAAGAGAGCTAGACGTAGAAGAAAGAATAAGTCTAGTAAAAAAGAAACTACTAAAGCTTAA
- a CDS encoding aldo/keto reductase, whose translation MLKNNFALGFWRLDDAKLSQKQTVELVEKALDLGISTMDHADIYGEYKCEKLFGDALQNHSHLRDKMQIVSKCGIKFECDFTPKNKVKHYDLSPASIIESAENSLKNLRTDYLDLLLVHRPSPLMNAEVIAETFEKLRKEGKVKEFGVSNFTPSQFNLLNSYIPLKTNQVEISVLHTDTFYDGTLDQLQQHKIRPMAWSPLAGGKIFNPETSKEKELVAFMQTLVTKYNVNSIDQIAMAWLLKHPAKPQVIIGSQNISRLENTVKSQEINLDVQDWFKILEISNGHEAP comes from the coding sequence ATGCTAAAAAACAATTTTGCTCTAGGTTTCTGGCGTTTAGATGATGCTAAACTATCACAAAAACAAACTGTTGAACTTGTTGAAAAAGCTCTTGATCTAGGCATTAGCACAATGGATCACGCTGATATCTATGGTGAATATAAATGTGAAAAGCTTTTTGGTGATGCTCTACAAAATCATTCTCATCTACGTGATAAAATGCAAATTGTAAGTAAGTGTGGCATCAAATTTGAATGCGATTTTACGCCAAAAAATAAAGTCAAACATTATGACTTATCTCCTGCAAGCATTATAGAATCTGCTGAAAATTCTTTAAAAAATCTACGTACTGACTACCTTGATCTATTACTAGTACATAGACCTAGCCCTCTTATGAATGCTGAAGTGATTGCTGAAACTTTTGAAAAATTACGTAAAGAAGGTAAAGTAAAAGAGTTTGGTGTCTCAAACTTCACACCATCACAGTTTAACTTATTAAATAGCTATATCCCGCTAAAGACAAATCAGGTTGAGATATCAGTATTACATACAGATACTTTCTATGATGGAACTCTAGATCAATTACAACAACATAAAATTCGTCCTATGGCATGGTCTCCTTTAGCTGGTGGAAAGATTTTTAACCCAGAAACATCTAAGGAAAAAGAGCTTGTTGCGTTTATGCAAACTCTAGTTACTAAATACAATGTAAATAGTATTGATCAAATTGCTATGGCATGGTTACTTAAACACCCTGCAAAGCCTCAAGTAATTATAGGCAGCCAAAATATTTCAAGATTAGAAAATACTGTAAAATCACAAGAAATAAATTTAGATGTTCAAGATTGGTTTAAGATCTTAGAAATATCAAATGGGCATGAAGCACCTTAA
- a CDS encoding TauD/TfdA family dioxygenase: MVFKNEHIQEQKITNGKPFPYVLKNNGQVSSSEEFLVWVKENKDSLKDLLLEHDAVLFRDFPVDEAQTFEEMLDIAEFPRMGYVGGAAPRNKMTSGRVLTANESPSSESIPFHHEMAQTPNPPKNIFFYCHIAAEKGGATPILQSNLLYKSFIEIDPEYANMIENKGVRYIRVMPPETDTKSAIGRSWKETFQCETKEDAEKIMTELGTEWEWLENDNLKTITAVLPAVRFDEQTKQKTFFNSMIAVYTGWNDARNLGEKSVVTGDGEYLDPKVMQKLVEAAQKDAVAFKWHKGDVLWINNNTVLHSRQPYEGERKICASISQ, from the coding sequence ATGGTATTTAAGAATGAGCATATCCAAGAGCAAAAAATTACTAATGGTAAGCCTTTTCCTTATGTCTTAAAAAATAATGGTCAGGTAAGCTCAAGTGAAGAATTTTTAGTATGGGTAAAAGAAAATAAAGATTCTCTAAAAGATTTGTTATTAGAGCATGATGCTGTACTGTTTCGAGACTTTCCTGTAGATGAAGCACAAACTTTTGAGGAAATGCTAGATATCGCTGAATTTCCTCGTATGGGATATGTTGGAGGAGCTGCTCCACGTAATAAAATGACAAGTGGTAGAGTCTTAACAGCAAATGAATCGCCATCTAGTGAAAGTATTCCGTTTCATCATGAGATGGCGCAAACTCCAAATCCACCTAAGAATATCTTTTTCTACTGCCATATTGCTGCAGAAAAAGGTGGAGCTACACCAATTCTACAATCAAACTTACTTTATAAGAGTTTTATTGAAATAGATCCAGAGTATGCAAACATGATAGAGAACAAAGGTGTTAGATATATTCGTGTGATGCCTCCTGAGACAGATACTAAATCAGCCATTGGAAGATCATGGAAAGAAACATTTCAATGTGAAACTAAAGAAGATGCTGAAAAAATAATGACAGAGCTCGGTACAGAGTGGGAATGGTTAGAAAATGATAATCTAAAAACAATCACAGCAGTATTACCAGCAGTTAGATTTGATGAACAAACAAAGCAAAAAACATTTTTTAATTCAATGATCGCTGTTTATACCGGTTGGAATGATGCTAGAAATCTTGGTGAAAAATCTGTAGTGACAGGGGATGGTGAATATTTAGATCCTAAAGTTATGCAAAAATTAGTAGAAGCTGCCCAAAAAGATGCAGTTGCATTTAAATGGCATAAAGGTGATGTATTATGGATTAATAATAATACTGTTTTGCACTCTCGCCAGCCTTATGAAGGTGAAAGAAAGATCTGTGCATCTATATCTCAATAA